The DNA sequence CCGATCCGGCAACGGTAATTCACTGTCGCTCAGCAGCGGTTGCTGGGTGATGGCCAGGTCACCGTGGTAACGCAGCACCGCCAGATAGAGCCCTTCCTTACCACCAAAGTGATAATTAATTGCCGAGAGACGCACACCCGCCCGCGCCGCAATCTGCTGTACCCGGGCCGCCCGGAAGCCCTGTTCTATGAATTCCGGGGTGGCGGCGTGAATAAGTTTCAGCCGCGTTTCTTCGCCGTGCGCACTGGCGGCAAGATCATGAATAGTGGGGAAGGCCGGCATAAGTCGTCTCTGCATTAGAAAACCTTTTCTAATCATTGGCTGATAAGCAGACAGATGCAAGGAGATTAGAAAAAAAATTCTAATTATTTTGTGACGAAGAATCACTATTGCCCCTGTGCGGGCTTCGGGGTAACCTTCCTTTCTTTGGCATAACGCCAGTACGGGAGTCGTCACCATGACAGATCAACTCTTAGCTGCTGATCAGCATTACGATCGTAATGATGTGGAAATTATAAAGTGCGAACCCTGCTTTAAAGGTTTCTTCCGTATTAACCGTTACCACCTGCGGCATAAGCTTTTTGCCGGTGGCTGGGGGCCGGTTATCCAGCGTGAAATGTTCGAACGGGGCCATGCGGCCGCGGTTCTGCCATACGATATCGAAAACGATAAAGTGGTACTGCTGGAACAGTTCCGTCTTGGCGCGTATGAAACCAAACAGGATCCGTGGTTGCTGGAGCTGGTGGCGGGCATTATCGAACCCGGTGAACAGGCTGACGAAGTGATCCACCGTGAAGCAGAAGAAGAATCTGGTCTGAAACTGCAACGTGCTGAGTTCGTACTGAGTTATATGGTCAGCCCGGGCGGTACGACGGAACGTATTGATCTGTATGTCGGTAAAGTCGATTCGACACTGGCAAACGGTCTGCACGGTCTGGCGCATGAAGGCGAAGACATTCGTGTGCATGTGGTCAGTCGTGAGCAGGCTTACCGCTGGGTGGAAGAAGGGCGTATTGATAACGCCACGACGGTCATTGCACTGCAGTGGCTGCAATTGCATCATGCCGATTTACAACGCCGCTGGTTGGGTGGATCGTGACGACGCTGTGTGTTGCCCGGCGTCATGTGCCCGATTTGCCAGAGTTGCACCGGGCCTATGAAACCAACTACATGGCGCTGATGAAGCTGTTACCTTCGACAAATGATGGCGCAGCCCGGTTGTACAATATTGCGCAATCATTACAATTCGCGGTCCGGATTCTGGAAAACACCCGCTACACCACGTTGATTGAAATCTGTCAGCACAATGACGAGTTTCCTGATTTTCTGAGAAGTCACATGCAAGTCCGGTTATACCACGACGCGCGTATGGCGGAAGTGTGTGTCAGTCAGCAGATTTCCCGTTTACTCCCCAGCTATGATTATCCGAATCCGGCTATGCATCAGCGGGACGAAAAAGAACAGTGTAATCACTTTCTGGCAGAATGGCTGCGTTTCTGTCTGGCACACGGGTATAGCGCTGAAGCGCTGGCATATTAAAAAATAATGAGATGATGCCACGACCCGGACTGCCCGCAGGATGGGTAAATGAAAGGCATTGTCCGCAAGTATATAGAGAGAGATTTTGGAAACCTGCACATTAAGTAAACCGGACGATGGTATCGTTCGATTATTGCAGATTTCAGATACGCATCTGTTCGCTGAGACAAACCGCGATTTACTGGGAATTGCCACAGCGGATAGTTTTCAGGCGGTACTGGATGCCATTACTGAATTGCCGCAAACGTATGATGTGGTACTCGCTACGGGCGATCTGTCGCAAGATCACTCCGCGGCTTCCTATCAGCGTTTTGCCCGCATGGTCACGACATTGCAGAAGCCAGTTCACTGGTTACCGGGTAATCATGATCACCGGGTACTGATGCAGAATGAACTGCAGGTCTCCGGTATTCGTCCGGAAATGCAGCTGGTCGGTGACCACTGGCAGGTGATCCTGCTGGATAGTCAGGTGTACGGCACGCCGCATGGCTGGCTGAGTCATCTGCAACTGGAACAACTTGAAGCTGCACTGCTGCAATATCCTGAAAAGCATGTCCTGATTTGTCTGCATCATCATACCTTTCCGATTGGCTCGATCTGGCTGGATCAGCACGATCTGAAGAATGCCAGTGACTTTCTGGCGGTACTGGCACGCTATCCGCGGGTAAAAGCGGTGCTCTGCGGCCATGTGCATCAGGAGTATGATCAGTATCATCAGGGGATACGTTTTCTGACATCACCATCAACCTGCATTCAGTTCCAACCACTGAGTGTAGATTTTTCACTGGATACCATGTCTCCCGGCTGGCGTTATCTGCAGCTGTATCCGGATGGTCGTATTGCGACACAGGTCTGGCGTCTTGAACCTGGCCAGTTTGCTCCCGATTTACAATCTACAGGCTATTGAGATGTCGCCAACGCTGATTTATCTGCACGGTTTTAATTCAACGCCGAACTCGGTTAAAGCCCGGCAAATCGCGGAATATCTGGCTGCTGAGCTACCGGATATTCAGGTTTGTATCCCTAAACTGCCGAATACCCCGGCTGCCTCCTGGCAAACGATACAAGAGACGCTGGCTGATCTCGGTGATCGCAAGATCGGTCTGGTTGGCAGCTCC is a window from the Tolumonas auensis DSM 9187 genome containing:
- the nudF gene encoding ADP-ribose diphosphatase; the encoded protein is MTDQLLAADQHYDRNDVEIIKCEPCFKGFFRINRYHLRHKLFAGGWGPVIQREMFERGHAAAVLPYDIENDKVVLLEQFRLGAYETKQDPWLLELVAGIIEPGEQADEVIHREAEEESGLKLQRAEFVLSYMVSPGGTTERIDLYVGKVDSTLANGLHGLAHEGEDIRVHVVSREQAYRWVEEGRIDNATTVIALQWLQLHHADLQRRWLGGS
- a CDS encoding DUF1249 domain-containing protein — translated: MALMKLLPSTNDGAARLYNIAQSLQFAVRILENTRYTTLIEICQHNDEFPDFLRSHMQVRLYHDARMAEVCVSQQISRLLPSYDYPNPAMHQRDEKEQCNHFLAEWLRFCLAHGYSAEALAY
- the cpdA gene encoding 3',5'-cyclic-AMP phosphodiesterase, with translation METCTLSKPDDGIVRLLQISDTHLFAETNRDLLGIATADSFQAVLDAITELPQTYDVVLATGDLSQDHSAASYQRFARMVTTLQKPVHWLPGNHDHRVLMQNELQVSGIRPEMQLVGDHWQVILLDSQVYGTPHGWLSHLQLEQLEAALLQYPEKHVLICLHHHTFPIGSIWLDQHDLKNASDFLAVLARYPRVKAVLCGHVHQEYDQYHQGIRFLTSPSTCIQFQPLSVDFSLDTMSPGWRYLQLYPDGRIATQVWRLEPGQFAPDLQSTGY